In Azospirillaceae bacterium, a genomic segment contains:
- a CDS encoding sigma-54 dependent transcriptional regulator has translation MTESDLNRVLLVEDTVPLARVYTEYLSTEGYEVEHQETGTQALASLRARPPGALVLDLKLPDMDGLEVLRATHEAHPELPVIVVTAHGSISVAVAAMRDGAFDFLVKPFTAARLIVTVRNALERRRLTRIVAHYRRELDRGSFHAFVGASAPMQTVYRLIESVAPSRASVFLTGESGTGKELAADAIHRCSPRRTQPFVAINCAAIPKDLLESEIFGHVKGAFTGAAGDRAGAARQADGGTLFLDEVCEMPAELQAKILRFVQTGTFQPVGGTQVEKVDVRFISATNRDPLAEVAAGRFREDLYYRLHVVPIHLPPLRERNGDICLIARHFLTDMAQEEGKGFQRLDADAESALAAYDFPGNVRQLQNVLRNAVVLNNGPALTLAMLPEALRTAVPPVRGPLATATTAPVFAPIPTPPAAAHDEAGEIKPLWQLEKQAIQRALAATGDDVPRAAALLEISPSTIYRKLQQWKIKITG, from the coding sequence ATGACCGAGTCGGACCTGAATCGGGTGCTGCTGGTGGAGGACACGGTGCCGCTGGCCCGCGTCTACACCGAATATCTGAGCACCGAGGGCTATGAGGTGGAGCACCAGGAAACCGGCACGCAGGCGCTGGCCAGCCTGCGCGCCCGGCCGCCCGGCGCCCTGGTCCTGGACCTGAAGCTGCCGGACATGGACGGGCTGGAGGTGCTGCGCGCCACGCACGAGGCCCATCCCGAGCTGCCCGTCATCGTGGTGACGGCCCACGGCTCCATCAGTGTGGCGGTGGCGGCGATGCGCGACGGCGCCTTCGATTTCCTAGTGAAGCCCTTTACCGCCGCCCGCCTGATCGTGACCGTGCGCAACGCGCTGGAGCGGCGGCGCCTGACCCGAATCGTGGCCCATTACCGCCGCGAACTGGACCGCGGCAGCTTCCACGCCTTCGTGGGCGCATCGGCGCCGATGCAGACCGTCTACCGCCTGATCGAAAGCGTGGCGCCCAGCCGCGCCAGCGTCTTCCTGACGGGGGAAAGCGGCACCGGCAAGGAGCTGGCGGCCGACGCCATCCACCGGTGCAGCCCCCGCCGCACCCAGCCCTTCGTGGCCATCAACTGCGCCGCCATCCCCAAGGATCTGCTGGAAAGCGAGATCTTCGGCCATGTGAAGGGCGCCTTCACCGGGGCGGCCGGCGACCGGGCGGGTGCCGCCCGGCAGGCCGACGGCGGCACCCTGTTCCTGGACGAGGTATGCGAGATGCCGGCGGAGCTGCAGGCCAAGATCCTGCGCTTCGTCCAGACCGGCACCTTCCAGCCGGTGGGCGGCACGCAGGTGGAGAAGGTGGACGTGCGTTTCATCTCCGCCACCAACCGCGACCCGCTGGCCGAGGTGGCGGCCGGGCGATTCCGCGAGGACTTGTACTACCGGCTGCATGTGGTGCCCATCCACCTGCCCCCCTTGCGGGAGCGGAACGGCGACATTTGCCTGATCGCCCGCCATTTCCTGACGGACATGGCGCAGGAGGAGGGCAAGGGCTTTCAACGCCTGGATGCCGATGCCGAATCGGCGCTGGCGGCCTATGACTTCCCCGGCAACGTCCGGCAGTTGCAAAACGTGCTGCGTAACGCCGTGGTGCTGAACAACGGGCCGGCGCTGACCCTGGCCATGCTGCCGGAAGCCTTGCGCACCGCCGTTCCCCCGGTGCGGGGGCCCCTGGCGACGGCCACGACGGCCCCCGTTTTCGCGCCCATTCCGACGCCCCCCGCCGCTGCCCACGATGAGGCGGGGGAAATCAAACCTTTATGGCAGCTGGAGAAGCAGGCGATTCAACGTGCGCTTGCGGCCACCGGCGACGACGTGCCGCGTGCCGCCGCGTTGTTGGAGATCAGTCCATCGACGATCTATCGCAAGCTTCAGCAATGGAAAATCAAGATAACGGGCTGA
- a CDS encoding methyltransferase domain-containing protein produces MAAHQGSKGAALPQATIKDRFVAWWEGYDLATLLSRRPRGEDDPDGHGGGGYGGQAHGPGSTAEQRAGMNRAGKPLWTATRVQVAEKIWGDGYATPGGNDHIPTLVKPLGLNPAMSVLDLAAGLGGSTRAMAAQFGAWVTGLEANPVLAEAGMFRSHKAGLARQAPVQQFDPETFTWPKRVDAVFAKEGFYTVRNKDGLLDAIEAALKPRGHFLFTDYVLDKAKASGPVFKGWLEHEPVEPHPWTIEQYAQGLQQRNLDIRITEDISDLQRSLILTAIQSLVNHLEQHSMDHATKVAVVEEVELWARRVAVLDAGVRLYRYYVLKPADIS; encoded by the coding sequence ATGGCTGCCCACCAGGGCTCAAAGGGGGCGGCGCTGCCGCAGGCGACCATCAAGGACAGGTTCGTCGCCTGGTGGGAAGGGTACGATCTGGCGACCCTGCTGAGCCGTCGTCCGCGCGGCGAGGATGACCCCGACGGTCATGGCGGCGGTGGCTATGGCGGCCAGGCCCACGGCCCCGGCTCCACGGCGGAGCAGCGCGCCGGCATGAACCGTGCCGGCAAGCCCCTGTGGACCGCCACCCGGGTGCAGGTGGCGGAAAAGATCTGGGGCGACGGTTACGCCACCCCCGGCGGCAACGACCACATTCCCACCCTGGTGAAACCCCTGGGCCTGAACCCGGCCATGAGCGTGCTGGACCTGGCCGCCGGCCTGGGCGGGTCCACCCGCGCCATGGCGGCGCAGTTCGGCGCCTGGGTGACGGGGCTGGAGGCCAATCCCGTGCTGGCCGAGGCCGGCATGTTCCGCTCGCACAAGGCGGGCCTGGCGCGCCAGGCGCCCGTCCAGCAGTTCGATCCGGAGACCTTCACCTGGCCCAAGCGCGTCGACGCGGTGTTCGCCAAGGAAGGTTTCTACACCGTGCGCAACAAGGACGGGCTGCTGGACGCCATCGAGGCGGCGCTGAAGCCGCGCGGCCATTTCCTGTTCACCGACTACGTCCTGGACAAGGCCAAAGCCAGCGGCCCGGTCTTCAAGGGCTGGCTGGAACATGAACCGGTGGAACCGCACCCCTGGACCATCGAGCAGTACGCCCAGGGCCTGCAGCAGCGGAACCTGGACATCCGCATCACCGAGGACATCTCCGACCTGCAGCGCAGCCTGATCCTGACCGCCATCCAGAGCCTGGTGAACCACCTGGAACAGCACAGCATGGACCACGCCACCAAGGTCGCGGTGGTGGAGGAGGTGGAGCTGTGGGCCCGCCGGGTGGCGGTGCTGGATGCCGGTGTTCGGCTCTATCGCTATTACGTTCTGAAGCCGGCGGATATCAGCTGA
- a CDS encoding RNA polymerase factor sigma-32 has product MGSFSSDSVDLLRAYTAQANRYPMLSPERELDLALRWANAQDQRAADELVHSHMRLAIKIASRYARSGLPVGDLVSEANIGLVKAVQRFDPSRGFRLATYALWWIRAEVQSYVLHNWSMLKGGNTAALKRLFFNLRQAQRRLGVHDRMMTDEEAERIATEMSATVEEVREMEHRFATPIASLNVTMGDEGDQEAMDLLADDSESVEVMLADGSELRQRKGLMMDALKSLGDRERHIFISRNLAEEPVTLECLAQHYGVSKERIRQIETGAYSKVARCVRRAAEGGTTAAPILPMAAKRAKSGVGRVPNAHDLMVQAARSAA; this is encoded by the coding sequence ATGGGTTCATTCTCTTCCGATTCGGTTGATCTGCTGCGGGCCTATACTGCCCAGGCCAACCGCTACCCCATGCTTTCCCCCGAACGCGAACTCGACCTGGCGTTACGCTGGGCGAACGCCCAGGACCAGCGCGCCGCCGATGAGCTGGTGCACAGCCACATGCGCCTGGCCATCAAGATCGCTTCACGCTATGCCCGCTCCGGTCTGCCGGTGGGTGACCTGGTGTCGGAAGCCAACATCGGCCTGGTGAAGGCGGTGCAGCGCTTCGACCCGTCGCGCGGCTTCCGCCTGGCGACCTACGCCCTGTGGTGGATCCGGGCGGAGGTGCAATCCTATGTCCTGCACAACTGGTCCATGCTGAAGGGTGGCAACACGGCGGCCCTGAAGCGCCTGTTCTTCAACCTGCGTCAGGCCCAGCGCCGCCTGGGCGTCCACGACCGCATGATGACGGACGAGGAGGCGGAACGCATCGCCACCGAAATGTCCGCCACGGTGGAGGAGGTGCGGGAGATGGAGCACCGCTTCGCCACCCCCATCGCCTCCCTCAACGTCACCATGGGTGATGAGGGGGACCAGGAGGCCATGGACCTGCTGGCCGACGACAGCGAATCGGTGGAGGTCATGCTGGCCGACGGCAGTGAACTGCGTCAGCGCAAGGGCCTGATGATGGACGCGCTGAAATCTCTGGGCGACCGCGAGCGGCACATCTTCATCTCGCGCAACCTGGCGGAAGAGCCGGTGACCCTGGAATGCCTGGCGCAACACTACGGCGTCAGCAAGGAACGCATCCGCCAGATCGAGACCGGTGCCTACAGCAAGGTGGCGCGGTGCGTGCGGCGCGCGGCGGAAGGCGGCACCACCGCCGCCCCCATCCTGCCCATGGCGGCCAAGCGCGCCAAGTCCGGCGTCGGCCGGGTGCCCAACGCCCACGACCTGATGGTCCAGGCGGCACGCTCGGCCGCCTGA
- a CDS encoding methyl-accepting chemotaxis protein has translation MTATCSLCKAKAAALGALVALAAAVWMRPSAGIHHGIVLAAALLVLSALWQLRRLVAEMARARTVLEALAAGDFERRVVGVRERGPVGALQNAVNDAADRADAFVREAQAALQAVTRRQDYRRVIEKGMPGTYRQAAQAINAATAAMGAKATAFRATTERFEAGMRAVGQGLAQAAGHVQEAAHDMSRAADVTQDQSLMVAGSAQQASGNVQMVAAATEELTVSIAEIGQQVDRSTTIAGQAVRRTGDTTRQVAGLADAAARIDAMVGLITGIASQTNLLALNATIEAARAGEAGKGFAVVAHEVKGLADQTARATEDIRTLVGTIHSATQAAVGSMTDVSRVIDDVNAITVSIASAMEQQRAATAEIARNVDQAAQGAADVSTRMGSVNDSASRAGTAAGRLLTAADDLSRQSDAVNGNLNAFLTALREVV, from the coding sequence ATGACCGCTACATGTTCTCTCTGCAAGGCTAAGGCGGCGGCGCTGGGCGCCCTGGTCGCGCTCGCAGCCGCCGTGTGGATGCGGCCGTCAGCGGGCATCCATCATGGCATCGTGCTTGCCGCCGCGCTGCTGGTGCTGTCGGCCCTGTGGCAGCTGCGCCGGCTGGTGGCCGAGATGGCGCGGGCCCGTACGGTGCTGGAGGCGCTGGCCGCCGGCGATTTCGAGCGTCGGGTGGTGGGTGTGCGCGAGCGGGGGCCGGTGGGCGCCCTGCAGAACGCGGTGAACGACGCCGCCGACCGGGCGGACGCCTTCGTCCGCGAGGCGCAGGCCGCCCTGCAGGCCGTGACCCGGCGCCAGGATTATCGCCGCGTCATCGAGAAAGGCATGCCCGGCACCTACCGCCAGGCGGCCCAGGCCATCAACGCCGCCACCGCCGCCATGGGCGCCAAGGCCACGGCCTTCCGCGCCACCACCGAGCGGTTCGAGGCCGGCATGCGCGCCGTGGGCCAGGGACTGGCCCAGGCCGCAGGCCATGTGCAGGAGGCCGCGCACGACATGTCCCGCGCCGCCGATGTCACCCAGGACCAGTCGCTGATGGTCGCGGGTTCCGCCCAGCAGGCCAGCGGCAACGTCCAGATGGTGGCGGCGGCGACGGAGGAGCTGACGGTGTCCATCGCCGAGATCGGGCAGCAGGTGGACCGCTCCACCACCATTGCCGGCCAGGCGGTGCGCCGCACCGGCGACACCACGCGCCAGGTGGCGGGGCTGGCGGACGCCGCCGCCCGAATCGACGCCATGGTGGGCCTGATCACCGGCATCGCCAGCCAGACCAACCTGCTGGCCCTGAATGCCACCATCGAGGCGGCGAGGGCGGGCGAGGCGGGCAAGGGCTTCGCCGTCGTGGCGCACGAGGTGAAGGGCCTGGCGGACCAGACGGCCCGTGCGACGGAGGATATCCGCACCCTGGTCGGCACCATCCACAGCGCCACCCAGGCGGCGGTGGGTTCGATGACCGACGTTTCCCGCGTCATCGACGACGTCAACGCCATCACCGTGTCCATCGCGTCGGCCATGGAACAGCAGCGCGCCGCCACGGCGGAGATCGCCCGCAACGTGGACCAGGCGGCGCAGGGGGCGGCCGACGTCTCCACCCGCATGGGCTCGGTCAACGACAGCGCCAGCCGCGCCGGCACCGCCGCCGGACGTCTGCTGACGGCGGCTGACGATCTTTCGCGCCAGTCGGACGCGGTGAACGGCAACCTGAATGCTTTCCTCACCGCCCTGCGTGAGGTGGTTTAA
- the ykgO gene encoding type B 50S ribosomal protein L36: MKIVNSLKSMKTRHKACRVIRRKGRVYVINKQNPRFKARQG, translated from the coding sequence ATGAAGATCGTGAACTCCCTGAAGTCGATGAAGACCCGCCACAAGGCTTGCCGCGTTATTCGCCGCAAGGGTCGCGTGTACGTCATCAATAAGCAGAACCCGCGCTTCAAGGCCCGTCAGGGCTGA
- a CDS encoding GntR family transcriptional regulator, with translation MSDLSDLDALIAQSGGRHRTATQFVEATLRVAILSGRLPGGTPLRQEDLAAAFGVSRMPVREALRQLESQALLDFQPHKGAVVTEISAADAADTYAIRQALEPAALALSIPHLTEVDFQRAEDLIAEIDNEPDPGRMGELNRRFHMTLYGAAGHPKLLALTEGQLASFDRYLRFHLAAHGSDHMSQDEHRALLAACRDRDVERAVAVVRQHLATAAEALAAFFASRA, from the coding sequence ATGTCCGATCTTTCCGACCTCGACGCCCTGATCGCGCAAAGCGGCGGGCGCCACCGCACCGCCACCCAGTTCGTGGAGGCGACCCTACGTGTTGCCATCCTGTCCGGCCGGCTGCCCGGCGGTACCCCCCTGCGGCAGGAGGATCTGGCGGCGGCCTTCGGCGTCAGCCGCATGCCGGTGCGCGAGGCCCTGCGCCAGCTGGAGTCGCAGGCCCTGCTGGATTTCCAGCCGCACAAGGGGGCGGTGGTGACGGAGATTTCGGCGGCCGACGCCGCCGACACCTACGCCATCCGCCAGGCGCTGGAACCGGCGGCCCTGGCCCTGTCCATCCCCCACCTGACGGAGGTCGACTTCCAGCGCGCCGAGGATCTGATCGCCGAGATCGATAATGAACCAGACCCGGGTCGCATGGGCGAACTGAACCGCCGCTTCCACATGACGCTGTATGGTGCCGCCGGCCATCCCAAGCTGCTGGCCCTGACGGAAGGGCAACTGGCTTCCTTCGACCGTTACCTGCGCTTCCACCTGGCGGCCCACGGTTCCGACCACATGTCCCAGGACGAACACCGCGCCCTGCTGGCGGCGTGCCGTGATCGCGATGTCGAGCGGGCGGTGGCGGTGGTGCGCCAGCATCTGGCCACAGCCGCCGAGGCCCTCGCCGCCTTCTTCGCCAGCCGGGCATGA
- a CDS encoding cold-shock protein: MYERRSPQSPQITRRGVNATVKWYNPTKGFGFVTLSDGSPDAFLHASVVQAFGHDSLADGTTITCDLSQGQKGPQVAAIHSVDESTAAPAGAGRRDSFGGPAPRRSAGGWDQGGSSSSSSGPTETIEGTVKFYSADKGFGFVTPDGGGKDVFVHITALERSGVRALAPEQRVRLTTSMGQKGPQANRVEVL, translated from the coding sequence ATGTATGAGCGCCGTTCTCCGCAGAGCCCGCAGATCACCCGCCGGGGCGTCAACGCCACCGTCAAGTGGTACAATCCCACGAAAGGCTTCGGCTTCGTGACCCTGTCCGACGGGTCGCCGGACGCCTTCCTGCACGCCTCGGTCGTGCAGGCCTTCGGCCATGACAGCCTGGCTGACGGCACCACCATCACTTGCGACCTGTCGCAGGGCCAGAAGGGCCCGCAGGTCGCCGCCATCCACAGCGTTGACGAGTCCACGGCGGCCCCGGCCGGCGCTGGCCGTCGCGACAGCTTCGGTGGCCCGGCGCCCCGTCGCTCCGCTGGTGGCTGGGACCAGGGCGGCAGCAGCAGCAGCAGCAGCGGCCCGACCGAAACCATCGAAGGCACTGTGAAGTTCTACAGCGCCGACAAGGGCTTTGGCTTTGTGACCCCCGATGGCGGTGGGAAGGACGTGTTCGTCCACATCACCGCGCTTGAGCGTTCGGGCGTCCGCGCCCTGGCGCCGGAGCAGCGGGTGCGCCTGACGACCAGCATGGGTCAGAAGGGTCCGCAGGCCAATCGCGTGGAAGTCCTCTGA
- a CDS encoding benzoate/H(+) symporter BenE family transporter — MRDPAPPPPSRDRFQPLTAGVLAAVVGFASTFAIILQGLAGVGASPAQAASGLLVLCVVQGAVGIGLSLRTRQPISIVWSTPGAALLMGLGVPHGGFGVAVTAFLLTGALIAAAGLWRPLGRAVAAIPLPIASAMLGGILMEICLAPVQAVAQLPTLALPIVAAWALGWRFARRYAVPIAVLVTVAIVGATTPIPAGALALPHPVLTAPVWNLLPAAGIAIPLFIVTMASQNVPGLAVLRTNGYEAPVGASFVSTGMGTMAIAALGGHGINLSAITAALCAGPEAGADPARRYLAAIAAGATYIVLGLFAGFAAAFITASPPLLIQAVAGLALLGSLAASLHGALADDRHRLAAIVTFVTTASGIAPFGVGAAFWGLAAGSLLLLLENSGKRPK; from the coding sequence ATGCGCGACCCAGCCCCGCCCCCACCGTCCCGCGACCGGTTTCAGCCGCTGACGGCGGGCGTGCTGGCCGCGGTGGTCGGATTCGCCAGCACCTTCGCCATCATCCTGCAAGGCCTGGCCGGGGTGGGCGCCAGCCCGGCGCAGGCAGCGTCCGGCCTGCTGGTGCTGTGCGTGGTCCAAGGGGCTGTGGGCATCGGGCTCAGCCTGCGGACGCGCCAGCCCATCAGCATCGTCTGGTCGACGCCGGGGGCGGCCCTGCTGATGGGGCTGGGCGTGCCGCACGGCGGATTCGGCGTGGCGGTCACCGCCTTCCTGCTGACCGGGGCGCTGATCGCCGCGGCCGGCCTGTGGCGCCCGCTGGGCCGGGCGGTGGCGGCGATTCCCCTGCCCATCGCCAGCGCCATGCTGGGCGGCATCCTGATGGAAATTTGCCTGGCGCCGGTCCAGGCGGTGGCCCAGTTGCCGACGCTGGCCCTGCCCATCGTGGCGGCCTGGGCGCTGGGCTGGCGATTCGCGCGGCGCTACGCCGTGCCCATCGCCGTGCTGGTGACGGTGGCCATCGTGGGCGCCACGACGCCGATTCCCGCCGGCGCGCTGGCCCTGCCCCACCCCGTCCTTACCGCACCGGTGTGGAACCTGCTGCCGGCGGCAGGCATCGCCATCCCGCTGTTCATCGTCACCATGGCGTCGCAGAACGTGCCGGGCCTGGCCGTGCTGCGCACCAATGGTTATGAGGCGCCGGTGGGCGCGTCGTTCGTCTCGACGGGGATGGGCACCATGGCCATCGCTGCCCTGGGCGGGCACGGCATCAACCTGTCGGCCATCACCGCAGCGCTGTGTGCCGGGCCGGAGGCCGGGGCCGATCCCGCGCGACGCTATCTGGCCGCCATCGCGGCGGGGGCCACCTATATCGTGCTGGGCCTGTTCGCCGGATTCGCCGCCGCCTTCATCACGGCGTCACCGCCCCTGCTGATCCAGGCGGTGGCCGGCCTGGCCCTGCTGGGCAGCCTGGCGGCGTCGCTGCACGGCGCGCTGGCGGATGACCGGCACCGCCTGGCCGCCATCGTCACCTTCGTCACCACGGCATCGGGAATCGCCCCCTTCGGCGTGGGCGCGGCCTTCTGGGGCCTGGCCGCGGGCAGCCTTCTCCTGCTGCTGGAAAACAGCGGAAAGCGGCCAAAATGA
- the ggt gene encoding gamma-glutamyltransferase, which produces MHNPAWQHAPARPFRRPLAALLLAGALVLPGMAGAQMPDPELASPFNPRPLVEAKSDMVVAANPLAVEAGHEMLRQGGSAVDAAIAVQLVLGLVEPQSSGLGGGGYMMIWDPAAKALISLDGRETAPAGAKADRFLGPDGKPMPLMRAFDGGRAVGTPGIPALLADAHRRFGKLPWATLFQPAIRLARDGFTVTPRLSLLLTQLTPLLKDRPDMVALFFHKGPDGVLTPLQAGETFRNPALAHTMEVLAAQGADAFYHGALGHDLTRHLADGALLPTPARDAPALVTDQDLAAYQVEDREPLCAPYRQWKVCSMGPSSSGGIAILEMLGLLEHFDMKGLGQGSPTAWHLMVEASRLAYADRDLYVGDPAFIKVPTKGLLDREYLADRARQIDPAHAAQGPVAAGTPPQKQGALYGPGWQADIPSTSHMSLMDKDGMSVSFTTSVEFAFGSGMAVDGYVLNNQLTDFSFIPTAAGTGLPVANAVAPGKRPRSSMAPTIVFDQAGKPVLVVGSPGGPAIIGYVAETIIAALDWGLDAQAAVSLPRIVNRNGTTALESGPWAPPLKAGLEALGQTVELKSMPSGLHVIKRTATGLQGGVDPRREGLAAGD; this is translated from the coding sequence ATGCACAACCCCGCCTGGCAGCACGCCCCCGCCCGCCCGTTCCGTCGCCCCCTGGCCGCCCTGCTGCTGGCCGGTGCGCTGGTTTTGCCCGGCATGGCCGGCGCGCAGATGCCGGATCCGGAACTGGCCTCGCCGTTCAATCCGCGACCGCTGGTGGAGGCCAAGTCCGACATGGTGGTGGCCGCCAATCCGCTGGCGGTGGAGGCCGGGCATGAGATGCTGCGCCAAGGCGGCAGTGCCGTGGATGCCGCCATCGCCGTGCAACTGGTGCTGGGCCTGGTGGAGCCGCAATCGTCCGGCCTGGGCGGCGGCGGATACATGATGATCTGGGACCCGGCGGCGAAGGCGTTGATCTCCCTGGATGGGCGGGAGACGGCGCCGGCCGGCGCGAAAGCCGACCGCTTCCTGGGCCCGGACGGCAAACCCATGCCCCTGATGCGCGCCTTCGATGGGGGCCGCGCCGTGGGCACGCCGGGCATCCCGGCCCTGCTGGCCGACGCCCATCGCCGCTTCGGCAAGCTGCCCTGGGCCACGCTGTTCCAGCCCGCCATCCGCCTGGCCCGCGACGGCTTCACCGTCACCCCGCGCCTGTCGCTGCTGCTGACCCAGCTGACGCCCCTGCTGAAAGACAGGCCCGACATGGTGGCCCTGTTCTTCCACAAGGGGCCCGACGGCGTGCTGACGCCCCTGCAGGCGGGGGAGACCTTCCGCAACCCCGCCCTGGCGCACACCATGGAAGTACTGGCGGCCCAGGGGGCCGACGCCTTCTACCATGGCGCGCTGGGCCACGACCTGACCCGGCATCTGGCCGACGGTGCCCTGCTGCCCACGCCGGCACGAGACGCGCCGGCCCTGGTCACCGACCAGGACCTGGCCGCCTACCAGGTCGAGGATCGCGAACCCCTGTGTGCGCCTTACCGCCAGTGGAAGGTGTGCAGCATGGGGCCCAGCAGCTCCGGCGGCATCGCCATCCTGGAGATGCTGGGCCTGCTGGAACATTTCGACATGAAGGGCCTGGGTCAGGGCTCACCCACCGCCTGGCACCTGATGGTGGAGGCCAGCCGCCTGGCCTATGCCGACCGCGACCTGTATGTCGGCGACCCGGCCTTCATAAAGGTACCCACCAAGGGCCTGCTGGACCGGGAATACCTGGCCGACCGCGCCCGCCAGATCGATCCCGCGCACGCGGCCCAGGGCCCGGTGGCAGCCGGCACCCCGCCGCAGAAGCAAGGCGCGCTCTACGGGCCCGGCTGGCAGGCGGACATCCCCTCCACCTCGCACATGTCGTTGATGGACAAGGACGGCATGTCCGTGTCCTTCACCACCTCGGTGGAGTTCGCCTTCGGATCGGGCATGGCGGTCGATGGTTATGTGCTGAACAACCAGCTGACCGACTTCTCCTTCATCCCCACGGCGGCGGGCACGGGGCTGCCGGTGGCCAACGCCGTGGCGCCAGGCAAGCGGCCCCGGTCTTCCATGGCGCCCACCATCGTCTTCGATCAGGCGGGCAAACCGGTGCTGGTGGTGGGCTCCCCCGGCGGGCCGGCCATCATCGGCTATGTCGCGGAAACCATCATCGCCGCCCTGGATTGGGGCCTGGATGCGCAGGCGGCCGTCAGCCTGCCACGCATCGTCAACCGCAACGGCACCACGGCCCTGGAGAGCGGCCCCTGGGCCCCGCCGCTGAAGGCGGGGCTGGAGGCACTGGGCCAGACGGTGGAACTGAAGTCCATGCCCAGCGGCCTGCACGTCATCAAACGCACGGCCACCGGCCTGCAAGGCGGCGTGGACCCCAGGCGCGAGGGCCTGGCAGCGGGGGATTGA